The following are encoded in a window of Vicia villosa cultivar HV-30 ecotype Madison, WI unplaced genomic scaffold, Vvil1.0 ctg.001584F_1_1, whole genome shotgun sequence genomic DNA:
- the LOC131635895 gene encoding probable LRR receptor-like serine/threonine-protein kinase At3g47570 — protein sequence MFPTFSFWLSLLFAFNLVQSTITSTLGNITDNSALLKFKESISNDPFEILNSWNTSTHYCNWDGVTCSPKHQRVIELNLEGYKLRGSISPHVGNLSFLITLNLANNSFFGKIPQELGRLFRLQELLITNSPMTGEIPNNLTSCTDLEFLFLSGNHLTGNIPNGISSLHKLEILDISNNKLNGRIPPFIGNFSSLETLAMDMNNLEGDIPPEICGLKNLTILGMLDNRLYGTFPSCLYNMSSLTKITAGLNEFHGSLPPNMFNTLSNLQYLAIGGNQLSGKIPTSLANASAIQILDLSRQNKLVGQVPSLGKLYDLQVLSLEVNSLGDNSTEDLKFLKTLTNSSKLRVLSISTNKFGGNLPNLVGNLSTRLSQLYLGGNQISGKIPAELGNLNGLILLSMDLNHFEGVIPTTFGKLERMQKLVLDGNKLSGELPPIIGNLSQLYFLSLRDNMLEGNIPSSISNCQNLQYLDLSQNTLRGTIPLEVFSLSSLTNLLNLSKNSLNGSLPSEVGRLKSINKLDVSENHLSGDIPVAIGECISLEYLFFQGNSFNGTIPSSLASLKGLQYLDLSRNQLSGPIPNVLRNISGLVYLNVSFNMLEGEVPTEGVFGNVSELDTTGNNKLCGGISEFHLQPCHVKGKKSAKHHKTMLIAVIVSVVSILLAMTATIITIYLMRTQNKKQYSDSPTIDTLAKVSYKELHQGTDGFSARNLVGSGNFGSVYKGNILSQDKYVAIKVLNLQKKGAQKSFITECNALKNMRHRNLVKVLTCCSSTDYKGQEFKALVFEYMSNGSLEQWLHPGITNTENQRMLNLDQRLNIIVGIASVLHYLHYECEKSVIHCDVKPSNVLLDDDMVARVSDFGIARLVLAVDGTSHKETSTIGIKGTVGYAPPEYGMGSEISTCGDMYSFGVLVLEMLTGRRPTDETFEDGQNLHMFVKNSLPSNLIQILDSHLAPRNVEANIEEDGNSGNLTPTVEKCLVSLFQIGLACSLESPKERMNIVDVTRELSIIKKDFFRK from the exons ATGTTTCCAACATTTTCATTTTGGTTATCTCTTCTCTTTGCTTTCAACTTAGTCCAAAGCACAATTACCTCTACATTAGGAAACATAACAGATAACTCGGCATTGCTCAAGTTCAAAGAATCAATATCTAATGACCCATTTGAAATCTTGAACTCTTGGAACACTTCAACTCACTACTGTAATTGGGACGGAGTTACATGTAGTCCCAAGCATCAAAGAGTTATAGAGTTAAACTTAGAAGGGTATAAGTTGCGTGGATCCATATCTCCCCATGTTGGCAACCTCTCTTTTTTGATAACTCTCAACCTTGCAAACAATAGTTTCTTTGGAAAAATCCCACAAGAACTTGGTCGGTTGTTCCGATTACAGGAACTCTTAATTACCAATAGCCCCATGACTGGGGAGATTCCGAATAACTTGACAAGCTGCACTGATCTTGAATTCTTGTTCTTATCTGGAAATCATTTGACTGGTAATATACCAAATGGAATCAGTTCTCTTCATAAGCTTGAGATTTTGGACATTTCAAATAACAAGTTAAACGGAAGAATTCCACCTTTCATAGGAAATTTTTCATCCCTAGAAACTCTTGCAATGGATATGAATAACTTAGAGGGAGATATTCCACCGGAAATTTGTGGCCTCAAAAACTTGACAATATTGGGAATGCTTGACAATAGACTATATGGTACGTTTCCTTCTTGTCTTTATAATATGTCATCTCTTACTAAGATCACGGCTGGATTAAATGAATTTCATGGATCTCTTCCACCCAATATGTTCAACACCCTCTCCAATCTTCAATATTTAGCAATTGGAGGAAATCAACTATCAGGTAAAATCCCTACTTCCCTTGCAAATGCTTCTGCTATACAAATACTAGACTTATCTCGACAAAACAAATTGGTCGGACAAGTTCCAAGTCTAGGAAAGTTATATGATCTTCAAGTGCTAAGTCTAGAAGTAAACAGTTTAGGTGACAATTCAACTGAAGATTTGAAGTTTCTAAAAACTTTGACAAACTCTAGTAAACTAAGAGTGCTTTCTATATCTACTAATAAATTTGGAGGTAACTTGCCAAATTTAGTAGGAAATTTATCCACTCGACTTAGTCAACTATATCTTGGGGGTAACCAGATATCAGGAAAAATTCCAGCAGAATTAGGAAATCTAAATGGCTTAATTCTCTTGAGTATGGACCTTAACCATTTTGAGGGAGTTATTCCTACTACATTTGGGAAGCTTGAGAGAATGCAAAAATTAGTATTGGACGGAAATAAGCTGTCGGGAGAGTTACCACCCATCATAGGCAACCTCAGTCAATTATATTTCTTGAGTTTAAGAGATAATATGTTAGAAGGAAACATTCCTTCAAGCATAAGTAATTGCCAAAATCTACAATACCTAGACCTTTCACAAAACACTCTTAGAGGAACCATACCCTTAGAGGTCTTTAGTCTTTCCTCTTTAACAAACTTGCTCAACTTGTCAAAAAACTCGTTGAATGGTAGCTTACCGAGTGAAGTGGGTAGGCTAAAAAGTATCAACAAGTTGGATGTCTCAGAGAATCATCTATCTGGTGACATTCCTGTAGCCATTGGTGAATGCATAAGCTTAGAATACCTCTTTTTTCAAGGGAACTCCTTCAATGGAACCATACCATCCTCTTTGGCTTCACTAAAAGGTCTTCAATACTTAGACTTGTCAAGAAATCAGTTGTCTGGACCGATTCCTAATGTCCTACGGAATATATCAGGTTTAGTATACTTGAATGTTTCGTTTAACATGTTGGAAGGTGAGGTACCAACAGAAGGAGTCTTTGGAAATGTAAGTGAGTTAGATACGACTGGAAACAATAAGCTTTGTGGAGGTATTTCAGAGTTTCATCTACAACCATGCCATGTCAAAGGTAAGAAATCTGCAAAACATCACAAAACCATGCTGATAGCAGTGATAGTTAGTGTGGTATCTATTCTTCTCGCGATGACAGCAACTATCATAACTATTTATTTGATGAGGACTCAGAACAAGAAACAATACTCTGACTCACCAACAATTGACACGCTAGCCAAGGTTTCATACAAAGAGCTTCACCAAGGAACTGATGGTTTTTCTGCTAGAAACTTGGTTGGATCAGGAAATTTTGGATCTGTGTACAAAGGAAATATTTTATCACAAGATAAATATGTTGCCATAAAGGTCCTAAATCTTCAAAAGAAGGGAGCTCAAAAAAGTTTCATTACTGAATGTAATGCACTTAAAAATATGAGACATCGAAATCTGGTTAAAGTTTTGACATGTTGTTCAAGTACAGATTACAAAGGTCAAGAGTTTAAGGCTTTGGTGTTTGAATACATGAGCAATGGAAGCTTAGAACAATGGCTACATCCCGGGATAACGAATACAGAAAATCAAAGAATGTTGAACCTTGATCAAAGATTGAATATCATTGTCGGCATTGCTTCTGTATTACATTATCTTCATTATGAATGTGAGAAATCAGTCATTCATTGTGATGTAAAGCCAAGCAATGTCCTTCTTGACGATGACATGGTTGCTCGCGTGAGTGATTTTGGCATAGCAAGACTTGTTTTAGCCGTTGACGGTACCTCTCACAAAGAAACTAGTACAATTGGAATTAAAGGGACGGTTGGTTATGCTCCTCCAG AGTATGGAATGGGTTCCGAAATATCCACTTGTGGTGACATGTATAGCTTCGGGGTGCTTGTGTTGGAAATGCTTACCGGAAGAAGACCAACAGACGAGACGTTTGAAGATGGTCAAAATCTTCATATGTTTGTTAAAAACTCACTTCCTAGTAATCTAATACAAATTTTGGACTCACATCTTGCGCCGAGAAATGTAGAAGCAAATATAGAAGAAGATGGAAACAGTGGGAATTTGACTCCAACTGTAGAGAAATGCTTGGTTTCACTTTTTCAGATTGGACTTGCTTGTTCACTGGAATCACCAAAAGAAAGGATGAATATAGTGGATGTCACCAGAGAGTTAAGCATTATCAAAAAGGACTTCTTTAGGAAATAG